Proteins encoded by one window of Sinorhizobium arboris LMG 14919:
- a CDS encoding GntR family transcriptional regulator, producing MVSHLKHRTLSGALIEEIRQAILSGRYPAGSQLRQDALAETYGVSRIPVREVLFQLEAEGLVRIVPQKGAIVSELSLAEIDDVFELRALLEPRLFRKSAPLLDGDDFARVEEVQNRFLKATAAGEIDSYGQLNAELHMALYRRADMPRTQQIVASLLQTSDRYTRVQLSSVAAMTRAMEEHAELIRLCRAGAFEEAAGFLVFHLKAVHEDLLFRLKGRE from the coding sequence ATGGTCTCACATCTGAAGCATCGCACCCTCTCCGGGGCACTCATCGAGGAAATCCGGCAGGCGATTCTCTCCGGCCGCTATCCGGCCGGCAGTCAATTGCGGCAGGATGCGCTGGCCGAAACCTATGGCGTCAGCCGCATTCCGGTGCGTGAGGTCCTGTTCCAGCTCGAGGCCGAAGGCCTGGTCAGGATTGTGCCGCAGAAGGGGGCGATCGTCTCCGAACTGTCGCTGGCCGAGATCGACGACGTGTTCGAGCTGCGTGCGCTTCTGGAGCCGCGCCTCTTCCGCAAGTCGGCGCCGCTTCTCGACGGCGATGATTTCGCACGGGTGGAGGAGGTTCAAAACCGGTTCCTCAAGGCGACGGCCGCAGGAGAAATCGACTCCTACGGCCAGCTCAATGCCGAACTGCACATGGCGCTCTACCGGCGCGCCGACATGCCCCGGACGCAGCAGATCGTCGCCTCGCTGCTGCAGACGAGCGACCGCTACACGCGCGTTCAGCTCTCAAGCGTCGCAGCGATGACCCGGGCGATGGAAGAGCATGCCGAGCTGATCCGCCTCTGCCGCGCAGGCGCTTTCGAAGAGGCGGCGGGTTTCCTGGTCTTCCACCTCAAGGCTGTGCACGAGGACCTGCTGTTCCGCTTGAAGGGACGCGAGTAG
- a CDS encoding TRAP transporter small permease: MKHSAAPPLFARAILALSEALLALEKLVVAGLMCVLLALILLNVVTRYGGHPLYWVDESAVYAMVWLAFVGGSALTRLRLDFAVTLLTDYLPPAAARWMRAVSTLLVLLFALALAAFCWMWMDPAGIIRAGFDAKAFAAESFNFLYTERSQTLNWPIWAISLVIPLFAVTMTVHCAANLVEDLGLSPQRERRELSSAEGVN; the protein is encoded by the coding sequence ATGAAGCATTCAGCCGCGCCGCCGCTTTTTGCGCGCGCCATCCTCGCACTCTCCGAAGCCTTGCTCGCGCTGGAAAAATTGGTTGTTGCCGGATTGATGTGCGTGCTCCTCGCGCTCATCCTCCTCAACGTCGTCACCCGATACGGCGGGCATCCGCTTTACTGGGTCGATGAATCGGCGGTCTACGCCATGGTGTGGCTCGCCTTCGTCGGAGGCTCGGCGCTGACGCGCCTCAGGCTCGATTTTGCCGTGACGCTGCTGACGGATTATCTGCCGCCTGCGGCGGCGCGCTGGATGCGCGCCGTTTCGACGCTGCTCGTCCTCCTGTTCGCACTTGCGCTTGCGGCATTCTGCTGGATGTGGATGGACCCCGCCGGCATCATCCGGGCCGGCTTCGACGCGAAGGCCTTCGCGGCCGAGAGCTTCAACTTTCTCTATACCGAGCGCAGCCAGACGCTGAATTGGCCGATCTGGGCGATCAGCCTCGTTATTCCCCTCTTCGCCGTGACCATGACCGTTCATTGCGCCGCCAATCTCGTCGAAGACCTGGGTCTGTCGCCTCAGCGTGAGCGGCGCGAACTTTCGAGCGCCGAGGGAGTGAACTGA
- a CDS encoding TRAP transporter large permease — MLTTAVFLAFMLVGVPIGVCLCLGSIVYIFASGNPLLFQSFPTQLFGGVDNYGLISIPLFVLIGEIMNGGGITRRIIDMTMAFVGAMRGGLAYVNLLANMFVSSILGSATAQVAVMAQMMVPEMEKKGYDKTFAAGITAYAGMLGPIIPPSIMFVVYSVLAQVPVSDMLAAGIVPGVLLTAAFCLVIAAMGFVYNYPRGERMKLKERVRIVLDALPTLLIPFVIVGSILSGLANATEAAAVGAVAAVLVGRFWIGELKFSDLPRMMLRAGIYSAVVLFLVAAAAVFSWVLVYGMVPQQVAGWVQTVASDPVTFMLLVNVILLVIGTVIDGAPGLIMTVPILLPIATEVYGIDPIHFGVVVVVNLVLGFLSPPVGLCFFVAAAVTGAKPGKMFLVTLPFFFVSCLMLVLLSLIPSLSTFIAR; from the coding sequence ATGCTCACCACCGCCGTCTTTCTCGCCTTCATGCTCGTCGGCGTTCCGATCGGCGTCTGCCTCTGCCTCGGCAGCATCGTCTATATCTTCGCCTCCGGAAATCCCCTGCTCTTCCAGAGCTTTCCGACGCAGCTCTTCGGCGGCGTCGACAATTACGGCCTGATCTCCATTCCGCTCTTCGTGCTGATCGGTGAGATCATGAACGGCGGCGGCATCACCCGGCGCATCATCGATATGACGATGGCCTTCGTCGGCGCCATGCGCGGCGGGCTTGCCTATGTCAACCTGCTCGCCAACATGTTCGTCTCCTCCATACTCGGCTCGGCCACGGCGCAGGTTGCCGTCATGGCGCAGATGATGGTGCCGGAGATGGAGAAGAAGGGCTACGACAAGACTTTCGCCGCCGGGATCACCGCCTATGCGGGCATGCTCGGCCCGATCATTCCGCCATCGATCATGTTCGTCGTCTACAGCGTGCTCGCGCAGGTTCCGGTAAGCGACATGCTGGCCGCGGGAATTGTGCCCGGTGTTCTGTTGACCGCAGCCTTCTGCCTCGTCATCGCGGCGATGGGGTTCGTCTACAACTATCCTCGCGGCGAGCGCATGAAGCTCAAGGAACGCGTCCGCATCGTGCTGGACGCGTTGCCGACGCTCCTCATCCCGTTTGTCATCGTCGGCTCGATCCTGTCCGGCCTCGCCAATGCGACGGAAGCCGCGGCCGTCGGAGCGGTAGCGGCGGTGCTCGTCGGCCGCTTCTGGATCGGCGAGCTCAAATTCTCCGATCTTCCGAGAATGATGCTGCGGGCCGGCATCTATTCGGCCGTGGTCCTCTTCCTTGTTGCCGCCGCCGCGGTCTTTTCCTGGGTCCTCGTATACGGCATGGTGCCGCAGCAGGTTGCCGGCTGGGTCCAGACCGTCGCCTCGGATCCGGTCACCTTCATGCTGCTCGTCAACGTCATCCTGCTCGTCATCGGCACGGTGATCGACGGCGCGCCCGGTCTCATCATGACCGTGCCCATCCTCCTGCCTATCGCCACCGAGGTCTACGGCATCGACCCCATCCATTTCGGCGTCGTCGTGGTCGTCAACCTCGTCCTCGGCTTCCTCTCGCCGCCCGTCGGGCTCTGCTTCTTCGTGGCCGCCGCGGTGACCGGCGCCAAGCCCGGCAAGATGTTCCTGGTGACGCTGCCATTCTTCTTCGTTTCCTGCCTGATGCTCGTGCTCCTGTCGCTCATTCCCTCGCTCTCGACCTTCATCGCCCGATAA
- a CDS encoding TRAP transporter substrate-binding protein has protein sequence MTFSRRTFLGGIAAGAALSLATPSLVRAQEPRTLRLGIVTPPGHPWNNAALKVGETLKAETNGRLSISVFPAGQLGNEAAMLQQMQSGALDLGWIMTAELGSRIPAVAAINAPWVVDSTAKVAKLVREPVAMKLLDVLPAETGTVGLAWGITTMRVVFSAKEIAGLDDINGMKLRINTTPAYRDFYQLLGAAPTPIPTPAVFDAMSNGQVDGLEADLDFSWNQRFDKVSKTMLKMNAIFMPCVALASGRVWQTLPEADREIIARLTKAALDEQIDATVANEPALLEKFDGAGIPIKDVTVADAGRIIAEYDKIWLPKAPVLAELRKVGATL, from the coding sequence ATGACATTCTCCCGCAGAACCTTCCTTGGCGGCATCGCCGCCGGCGCAGCCCTTTCGCTCGCCACGCCATCGCTCGTCCGCGCCCAGGAACCGCGCACCCTGCGCCTCGGCATCGTCACTCCGCCGGGACATCCCTGGAACAATGCCGCCCTCAAGGTTGGCGAAACCCTCAAGGCCGAGACAAACGGCCGCCTGTCGATCTCGGTGTTTCCGGCCGGCCAGCTCGGCAACGAAGCGGCGATGCTGCAGCAGATGCAGAGCGGCGCGCTCGATCTCGGCTGGATCATGACCGCCGAACTCGGCTCGCGCATTCCCGCCGTTGCCGCGATCAACGCGCCCTGGGTCGTCGATTCGACCGCCAAGGTCGCCAAGCTCGTGCGTGAGCCGGTCGCCATGAAGCTCCTCGACGTTCTCCCCGCCGAGACTGGAACGGTCGGTCTTGCCTGGGGCATTACCACCATGCGCGTCGTCTTCTCGGCCAAGGAGATCGCCGGACTCGACGACATCAACGGCATGAAGCTGCGCATCAATACGACGCCCGCGTATCGCGATTTCTACCAACTCCTCGGCGCAGCACCGACGCCGATCCCGACTCCGGCCGTTTTCGACGCCATGTCGAACGGCCAGGTTGACGGTCTGGAAGCCGACCTCGACTTCTCCTGGAACCAGCGCTTCGACAAGGTGTCCAAGACCATGCTGAAGATGAACGCCATCTTCATGCCCTGCGTGGCGCTGGCCTCAGGCCGCGTGTGGCAGACCCTCCCCGAGGCAGATCGGGAGATCATCGCCCGCCTCACCAAGGCAGCGCTTGACGAGCAGATCGATGCAACCGTCGCCAACGAGCCGGCTCTCCTCGAAAAGTTCGACGGCGCAGGCATCCCGATCAAGGATGTGACGGTCGCCGACGCCGGCCGGATCATCGCCGAATACGACAAGATTTGGCTGCCGAAGGCGCCGGTTCTCGCCGAGCTGCGCAAGGTCGGCGCGACGCTCTGA
- a CDS encoding TIGR03862 family flavoprotein, with protein sequence MERKQVAIIGGGPAGLMAAEVLSRSGHAVTVYEAMPTAARKFLLAGKSGLNITHSEDYKDFATRFGDASARLRPVLDVFTPQDVRAWAAGLGAETFVGSSGRVFPRAMKASPLLRAWLRRLETQGVRLLTRHRWTGFAENGYIFETPVGKEVVRCDAVLLALGGASWPRLGSDAAWVPLLRARDVPIADFRPANCGFEVAWSEIFRARFAGQPLKAVTAASDAGTIPGEFVVSRDGIEGSLIYAHAASLRDRLERDGKAALLLDLAPGRTAERLARDLARQDRKTSFSNRLRKGAGLDAVKTALLRELLPDAAMAAPEQLAALIKAVPVPVRGTRPIAEAISSAGGIRLDAIDERYMLKALPGLFAAGEMLDWEAPTGGYLLTACLATGRAAARGVEAWLAHGKP encoded by the coding sequence ATGGAAAGAAAACAAGTCGCAATTATCGGCGGTGGCCCCGCCGGTCTGATGGCCGCGGAAGTCTTGTCCCGCTCGGGCCATGCGGTGACCGTCTATGAGGCGATGCCGACCGCGGCGCGCAAATTCCTGCTCGCGGGAAAATCCGGCCTGAACATCACCCATTCCGAAGATTACAAGGATTTTGCGACGCGCTTCGGCGATGCTTCGGCAAGGCTGCGCCCGGTACTCGACGTTTTTACCCCGCAGGACGTGCGCGCCTGGGCGGCCGGACTGGGTGCGGAGACCTTCGTCGGCTCCTCCGGCCGCGTGTTTCCTAGGGCCATGAAGGCCTCGCCGCTGCTGCGCGCCTGGCTCCGCAGGCTGGAAACGCAAGGCGTCCGGCTTCTCACCCGCCATCGGTGGACGGGTTTCGCCGAGAACGGCTACATCTTCGAAACGCCGGTTGGGAAAGAAGTCGTCCGTTGCGACGCGGTTCTCCTGGCGCTTGGCGGCGCGAGTTGGCCGCGGCTCGGCTCCGACGCCGCCTGGGTGCCGTTGCTGCGGGCGAGAGATGTGCCGATCGCCGATTTCCGCCCCGCCAATTGCGGTTTCGAGGTCGCCTGGAGCGAAATTTTCCGCGCGCGCTTTGCCGGTCAACCCCTGAAAGCCGTCACCGCCGCATCCGATGCGGGCACGATCCCGGGCGAATTCGTCGTGAGCCGCGATGGCATCGAAGGCAGTCTGATCTATGCCCATGCGGCGAGCCTGCGCGACCGGCTGGAACGCGACGGTAAGGCAGCGCTCCTGCTCGACCTTGCGCCTGGACGGACGGCCGAAAGGCTTGCGCGGGATCTCGCGCGGCAGGATCGCAAGACCAGTTTCTCCAACCGTCTGCGCAAGGGCGCGGGGCTCGACGCCGTCAAGACCGCGCTGTTGCGGGAGCTTTTGCCGGATGCTGCCATGGCCGCTCCGGAGCAGCTCGCTGCACTTATCAAGGCTGTGCCCGTTCCGGTACGCGGGACACGACCGATCGCCGAAGCAATCTCGTCGGCCGGCGGTATCCGCCTCGATGCGATCGATGAACGCTACATGCTGAAGGCGCTCCCCGGCCTCTTCGCCGCCGGCGAGATGCTCGACTGGGAAGCACCGACCGGCGGCTATCTCCTGACCGCATGTCTTGCCACGGGCCGCGCTGCGGCGCGTGGCGTCGAGGCATGGCTCGCTCACGGGAAGCCGTAA
- a CDS encoding Thivi_2564 family membrane protein: MSVLISILITFLVVILVLYLVNRLPLDGRTKQIVQAIVIIIGILSLLRYLAVF, from the coding sequence ATGTCGGTACTGATCAGCATCCTGATCACCTTTCTCGTCGTCATTCTGGTTCTTTATCTCGTCAACCGCCTTCCCCTCGACGGGCGCACCAAGCAGATCGTCCAGGCCATCGTCATCATTATCGGCATTCTGTCGCTGCTGCGGTATCTTGCCGTGTTCTGA
- a CDS encoding PQQ-dependent sugar dehydrogenase gives MIRAAVFLALAATIAVARPETGIAQDSPRLLDTESGPIDVEIFAGGLEHPWGAALLPDGDMLVTERPGRLRLVSDEGAVSEPIEGVPDVFAQGQGGLLDVALDPDFATNRTIYLSFAEERQGGAGTSVGRGRLNEDATALSDFEIIFQQEPAVSGENHFGARLAFAPDGKLFITLGERFDMQEAQDPGNHLGTVVRLNPDGSIPDDNPFVGREGADEVWSYGHRNVQSAAIHPETGVLWTAEMGPRGGDELNIPEAGNNYGWPVVSWGRHYSGKRIPDPPNRPDLAGSLHSWTPVISPSGMMFYTGDLFTDWRGDLLIAGLSAGGIVRVETDGEKVTGEEVLSLGARVRDLLQASDGSVLALIDAASGRILRLRPAND, from the coding sequence ATGATACGGGCAGCTGTTTTCCTGGCATTGGCGGCGACAATAGCTGTTGCGCGACCCGAGACGGGGATCGCCCAGGATTCGCCGCGTCTGCTCGACACCGAAAGCGGCCCCATCGATGTCGAGATCTTCGCCGGCGGCCTTGAGCACCCCTGGGGTGCTGCGCTTCTGCCTGATGGCGATATGCTGGTGACGGAACGTCCCGGCCGGCTGCGCCTCGTTTCGGACGAAGGCGCGGTAAGCGAACCGATCGAAGGGGTCCCGGATGTATTCGCACAAGGCCAGGGAGGACTCCTCGATGTCGCCCTCGACCCGGACTTCGCGACGAACAGGACCATCTATCTTTCCTTTGCCGAGGAAAGGCAGGGCGGCGCGGGGACCTCGGTCGGTCGCGGCCGGCTGAACGAGGATGCCACGGCGCTTTCAGATTTCGAGATAATCTTCCAGCAGGAACCGGCGGTTTCGGGAGAAAACCATTTCGGCGCCAGACTGGCCTTCGCGCCGGACGGCAAGCTTTTCATCACACTCGGCGAGCGCTTCGACATGCAGGAGGCCCAGGATCCGGGCAACCATCTCGGCACGGTGGTCCGCCTCAATCCCGATGGCTCAATACCGGACGACAACCCCTTCGTGGGCCGGGAAGGCGCCGACGAGGTCTGGTCCTATGGCCACCGCAACGTCCAGAGCGCCGCCATTCATCCCGAGACCGGCGTGCTTTGGACGGCCGAGATGGGGCCCAGGGGCGGAGACGAGTTGAACATACCCGAGGCCGGCAACAACTATGGCTGGCCCGTAGTAAGCTGGGGAAGACACTATTCGGGCAAAAGAATTCCCGACCCGCCAAACCGGCCCGACCTCGCTGGCTCCCTCCACAGCTGGACACCGGTGATCTCGCCCTCCGGAATGATGTTCTATACCGGCGACCTGTTTACGGACTGGCGCGGCGATCTCCTGATCGCCGGCCTGTCGGCGGGAGGTATCGTCAGGGTGGAGACGGACGGGGAGAAAGTGACTGGCGAGGAAGTTCTTTCGCTGGGGGCACGGGTGCGCGATCTTCTGCAGGCCTCCGATGGCTCGGTGCTCGCCCTCATCGATGCCGCATCCGGCAGGATTTTGCGCTTGAGGCCGGCCAACGATTAG
- a CDS encoding adenylate/guanylate cyclase domain-containing protein, with translation MERKLAAIVAGDIVGYTRLMSEDESSTYAALRATFSGLIMPAVEKHGGRTFKTTGDGFLATFPSVNEALDAAIEIQNGFSEQPFDMRLGINLGDVIEADGDMFGDGVNVASRLEAMAEPGGIFVSEAVVRSADRNRSKLFYSIGRRQAKNIPEPLAVYAVRLDAGEKSGGGWIGRFARGRRAALPYVVGAAALVLVAAAAQAPEVRAIGADLAGSLARLTGGELADARPTVAVLPFDNMSGDAGQSYFADGLTEDIIANLARNPELQVIARNSTFALRGQAEDIRRIGERLGAGYVVEGSARRAGDQLRVVAQLIDARSGAHLWSRSYDRRVEDIFAVQTELTAEIVSHLVSYVRESEVSNAAERPTENLQAYDLVLKARDRYKHGSRDGEALMAARALLHQALELDPGYAAARANLGMTYIVDFVQKLSGRATMTDVETGLSEARQAVRLDPNLAAAYQVLSFGLSATGDYPGAMQAAQRAVELNPNDPDSLMALAKAQVRFGSYDEAVRNAERARRLHPMAPEYYTYVYGQALYAAGRLDEADEVLRECLIRAPQESDCLLIQTAVLSQRGDVQEAQRTMERLTAVDPEFSLASERSLRRFGDSALMEQFLSRLAEANAPDVTSGLVHPRTQSQT, from the coding sequence ATGGAACGTAAACTCGCAGCAATCGTAGCCGGCGACATCGTCGGCTATACCCGCCTGATGTCCGAGGATGAATCCTCGACCTATGCCGCCCTGCGGGCGACTTTCAGCGGACTGATCATGCCTGCGGTCGAGAAGCATGGCGGCCGCACCTTCAAGACGACGGGCGACGGTTTTCTCGCGACGTTTCCGAGCGTCAACGAGGCGCTCGACGCCGCGATCGAAATCCAGAACGGATTTTCCGAGCAGCCCTTCGATATGCGCCTCGGCATCAATCTCGGCGACGTCATAGAAGCCGATGGCGACATGTTCGGCGACGGCGTGAACGTCGCGTCGCGGCTTGAAGCGATGGCCGAACCGGGCGGCATTTTCGTAAGCGAGGCGGTCGTCCGCAGCGCCGACCGAAACCGCAGCAAGCTTTTCTACAGTATCGGCCGGAGACAGGCGAAGAACATTCCCGAGCCGCTCGCCGTTTACGCGGTGCGGCTCGATGCGGGTGAAAAGAGCGGTGGCGGCTGGATCGGGCGGTTCGCCCGTGGCCGGCGTGCGGCATTGCCCTACGTTGTCGGTGCCGCGGCGCTCGTCCTCGTCGCTGCCGCAGCCCAGGCGCCGGAGGTGAGAGCCATCGGAGCGGACCTTGCTGGTAGCCTCGCGCGCCTGACGGGCGGCGAACTTGCTGACGCAAGGCCGACGGTTGCGGTGCTGCCCTTCGACAATATGAGCGGCGACGCCGGTCAGAGCTACTTCGCCGACGGGCTTACCGAGGACATAATCGCCAATCTCGCGCGAAACCCCGAGCTTCAGGTGATCGCCCGCAATTCGACCTTCGCCCTGCGCGGCCAGGCAGAGGACATCCGCCGGATCGGCGAAAGACTCGGTGCCGGCTATGTGGTGGAAGGCAGTGCCCGGCGCGCGGGCGACCAGCTTCGCGTGGTGGCGCAGCTGATCGATGCACGCAGCGGTGCGCATCTCTGGTCGCGCAGTTACGATCGCCGGGTCGAGGACATATTTGCGGTCCAGACCGAGCTGACCGCCGAGATCGTCTCGCATCTCGTTTCCTATGTGCGCGAGTCGGAAGTATCGAATGCGGCAGAACGGCCCACCGAGAATCTCCAGGCTTACGACCTCGTTCTCAAAGCCCGTGACCGCTACAAGCATGGTTCGAGGGATGGCGAGGCGCTGATGGCTGCCCGCGCGCTGCTTCATCAGGCCCTGGAGCTCGATCCCGGTTATGCCGCCGCGCGTGCCAATCTCGGGATGACCTACATCGTCGACTTCGTGCAGAAGCTCAGCGGCAGGGCGACGATGACCGACGTGGAAACCGGCCTCAGCGAGGCACGCCAGGCCGTTCGCCTCGATCCGAATCTGGCTGCGGCCTATCAGGTTCTCAGCTTCGGCCTCTCTGCCACCGGCGACTACCCCGGCGCCATGCAGGCGGCACAAAGGGCCGTCGAGCTCAATCCGAACGATCCGGACAGCCTGATGGCCCTGGCAAAGGCGCAGGTCCGGTTCGGCAGCTATGACGAGGCGGTGCGAAACGCCGAGCGGGCGCGGCGGCTGCATCCCATGGCGCCGGAATACTATACCTATGTCTACGGCCAGGCACTCTATGCTGCCGGTCGCCTCGATGAGGCCGACGAGGTCTTGCGGGAATGCCTGATCCGCGCGCCGCAGGAGTCGGATTGCCTGCTGATACAGACGGCGGTTCTGAGCCAGCGAGGAGACGTCCAGGAAGCGCAGCGCACAATGGAGCGCCTGACCGCAGTGGATCCGGAATTTTCCCTCGCAAGCGAGCGGTCCCTGCGTCGCTTCGGCGATTCCGCGCTGATGGAGCAATTCCTCTCTCGGCTTGCCGAGGCCAATGCTCCGGACGTGACGAGCGGATTGGTTCATCCGCGCACGCAATCACAGACCTAA
- a CDS encoding N-acetylneuraminate lyase, which yields MKFEGIYSALLTPFCEDESIDRQAIGALVDFQVRLGVDGVYVGGSSGEAMLQSLEERADYLSDVAAAASGRLKLIAHVGTIATRDALGLSQHAAESGYQAVSAIPPFYYDFSRPEVMAHYRELADASALPLIVYNFPARTSGFTLPELVELLSHPNIIGIKHTSSDMFQLERIRHAVPDAIVYNGYDEMCLAGFAMGAQGAIGTTYNFMGDVFVALKACAAAGRIEEARRLQAMANRVIQVLIKVGVMPGSKALLGIMGLPGGASRRPFRKVAEADIAALHEAVAPVLAWRKDRIAPSG from the coding sequence ATGAAATTCGAAGGGATCTATTCCGCCCTCCTTACTCCGTTTTGCGAAGACGAAAGCATCGACCGGCAGGCCATCGGAGCGCTCGTCGATTTTCAGGTCCGGCTCGGCGTCGACGGTGTTTATGTCGGCGGCAGCTCGGGCGAAGCGATGCTCCAGTCGCTCGAGGAGCGCGCGGACTACCTCTCCGACGTCGCCGCCGCCGCGTCCGGACGTCTGAAGCTGATCGCCCATGTCGGCACGATCGCGACGAGAGATGCGCTCGGACTTTCGCAGCACGCGGCCGAATCGGGTTATCAGGCGGTCTCGGCCATCCCGCCCTTCTACTACGACTTCTCCCGGCCCGAAGTCATGGCGCATTACCGGGAGCTGGCGGATGCTTCGGCCTTGCCTCTGATCGTCTATAACTTCCCCGCCCGCACCAGCGGCTTCACCTTGCCGGAACTGGTCGAGCTTCTCTCGCATCCCAACATCATCGGCATCAAGCACACGTCGAGCGACATGTTCCAGCTCGAGCGCATCCGGCATGCAGTGCCCGACGCCATCGTCTACAACGGCTATGACGAAATGTGCCTGGCCGGCTTCGCGATGGGCGCACAGGGCGCGATAGGCACCACCTACAACTTCATGGGCGATGTGTTCGTCGCGCTCAAGGCCTGTGCAGCGGCAGGGCGGATCGAAGAGGCGCGGCGGCTCCAGGCCATGGCGAACCGTGTGATCCAGGTGCTGATCAAGGTCGGCGTCATGCCGGGGTCCAAGGCGCTGCTCGGCATCATGGGTCTTCCCGGGGGGGCTTCCAGACGCCCCTTCCGGAAGGTCGCAGAGGCGGATATCGCAGCTCTCCATGAGGCCGTGGCGCCCGTTCTCGCGTGGCGCAAGGATCGTATCGCGCCGAGCGGCTAA
- a CDS encoding dihydrodipicolinate synthase family protein, producing the protein MIMQAKPPEGVWGAVLLPVDRRGEIEWSALQEQLRALRGSGLQGIYTNGTAGEFHSQTEHEFDRLSQMVAEFCHAVALPFQIGVSHSNARVARERLARVASLRPDAVQVTLPDWWAPSYEEAEDFFAGLAATAPKVPLILYNPPHAKRRLNLDEIARLKAGLPMLVGAKLPGGNEFWYEELRRKLPDLAVFIPGHFMASGCLAGGRGSYSNVACLSPAGAVRWWHQLREDPAGALAFEARVAGFMSEHVLPLAARHGLSNAALDKAMAAAGRWCPIGPQLLWPYSSAPDAAVIALGAAARRQLPELFSTSQ; encoded by the coding sequence ATGATCATGCAAGCCAAGCCTCCCGAAGGCGTCTGGGGAGCAGTGCTTCTGCCGGTGGACCGACGAGGGGAAATCGAATGGTCCGCCTTGCAGGAGCAGCTGCGGGCGCTTCGCGGCAGCGGACTTCAAGGTATCTACACCAACGGCACTGCCGGGGAATTCCACAGCCAGACGGAGCACGAATTCGATCGGCTGAGCCAAATGGTCGCCGAATTCTGCCATGCCGTCGCCCTGCCGTTCCAGATCGGCGTTTCGCATTCGAATGCGCGTGTCGCACGCGAACGCCTGGCGCGCGTCGCATCTCTGCGACCCGATGCCGTTCAGGTCACCCTGCCGGACTGGTGGGCGCCGAGCTACGAGGAGGCGGAGGATTTCTTCGCCGGCCTGGCCGCAACGGCCCCAAAGGTTCCGCTGATCCTCTATAATCCGCCCCACGCCAAGCGCCGGCTGAACTTAGACGAGATCGCAAGACTGAAGGCCGGTCTCCCCATGCTCGTCGGCGCCAAACTGCCCGGCGGCAACGAATTCTGGTACGAGGAGCTTCGGCGCAAGCTGCCGGATCTCGCCGTCTTCATTCCCGGACATTTTATGGCGAGCGGATGTCTCGCGGGTGGCCGCGGCTCCTATTCCAACGTCGCCTGCCTGAGCCCCGCCGGCGCCGTCAGGTGGTGGCATCAGCTTCGGGAGGATCCGGCAGGCGCCCTGGCATTCGAGGCCCGCGTCGCCGGCTTCATGAGCGAGCATGTCCTGCCACTTGCTGCGCGCCATGGCTTGTCCAACGCGGCGCTCGACAAGGCGATGGCTGCCGCCGGCCGCTGGTGCCCCATCGGGCCTCAGCTACTCTGGCCCTACAGTTCCGCCCCCGATGCTGCGGTGATCGCGCTTGGCGCCGCTGCCCGCCGCCAATTGCCCGAGCTTTTTTCCACGAGCCAGTGA